In Oncorhynchus gorbuscha isolate QuinsamMale2020 ecotype Even-year linkage group LG03, OgorEven_v1.0, whole genome shotgun sequence, the DNA window CTTGGCTCCACTAGCTGCTAGCTTAAGCTGGTTGATGTGGTGATACGACGTGGGGGTGTCCTCCTCGCCACAATGCACCATGGGGGCCTGGTAAGACGTGGGCCTCTTCTGGGGACGGTCGGGGCTGGAGCCATCAGTCGGCCTCTCCCCTATGAACAGCAGAGGGCGCCGTCTATAGTCCATCTCAGTCTTGATCAGCTCGTACTCCTTGTGTGGCAGCTTGATTCCCAAGACGGTACACCCATCCGTGGGGGTCACGTCTTGCTCCACCCCCACCTCCCAGCCCCCCACCTTCCCGCAGCTTCCTGGCCGGGTCTCGTTGAGCACCCTGGCTGTGGCCCCCTCAAGTATGGTGACACTGACCCGGGTCACCTTGAAGACAAACTCTGTGCCTCCCGCCACTTTGGCCGAGGGGTCTCCCTGAGCATAGTGGCCCGAGGCCTGCAGGGTGAAGGTCGGCTTGCTGCAGGAGGGGTCCGAATAGTGGTGGTAGACGCCTTCCCAGGAGTGCTCATCTGGGCGGAAGGTGAAGTCTCGGGTGAGGAAGAGGACGGCAGGCCGGGCTTCACAGCGTTGGCTCACCCAGCGGCCATGCAGAGATGGAGGGGCCAACGCAGGGACATGGGGCAACACCGGGGGGCGTTGTTCTGAGGCCCGGAAGACCAGGGCGCACGCCAGGCAGGGGTGGATGTGGTGCTGGTGGAAATAGATATGGAATAGTAATGGTTAGGATTATACAATATAACTGTCATCCAAAACGGCACGCTAATGAATATGAAGCCATGTATTGACCAGACCTACTCAATACTGTAGTATGAAGCCATGTATTGACCAGACCTACTCAATACTGTAGTATGAAGCCATGTATTGACCAGACATACTCAATACTGTAGTATGAAGCCATGTATTGACCAGACCTACTCAATACTGTAGTATGAAGCCATGTATTGACCAGACCTACTCAATACTGTAGTATGAAGCCATGTATTGACCAGACCTACTCAATACTGTAGTATGAAGCCATGTATTGACCAGACCTACAATACTGTACATACTCAATACTGTAGTATGAAGCCATGTATTGACCAGACATACTCAATACTGTAGTATGAAGCCATGTATTGACCAGACATACTCAATACTGTAGTATGAAGCCATGTATTGACCAGACCTACTCAATACTGTAGTATGAAGCCATGTATTGACCAGACATACTCAATACTGTAGTATGAAGCCATGTATTGACCAGACCTACTCAATACTGTAGTATGAAGCTATGTATTGACCAGACCTACTCAATACTGTAGTATGAAGCCATGTATTGACCAGACCTACTCAATACTGTAGTATGAAGCCATGTATTGACCAGACATACTAAATAGTATGCTCGTTTGGATATTGAGACACAGTTTTATGCTTGAGTTAGTTAGTTTAGATGAAGAATGGATggacagtcatggccaaaagttttgagaatgacacaaatattacttttcacaaagtttgctgcttcagtgtctttagacatttttgtcagatgttattatggaatactgaagtataattacaagcgtcaaatgcttttattgacaattacatgaagttgatgcaaagagtcaatatttgcagtgttgacccttctttttcaagacctctgcaatccaccctggcatgctgtcaaaaaacttctgggccacatcctgactgatggcagcccattcttgcataatcaatgcttggagtttgtcagaatttgtggggttttgtttgtccacccgcctcttgaggattgaccataaattctcaatgggattaaggtctggggagtttcctggccttggacccaaaatatcgatgttttgtttcccgagccacttagttatcactttggCCTCATGGCAAGATACTCCATCATGCTGGtggaaaggcattgttcgtcaccaaactgttcctggatggttcgaagaagttgctctcggaggatgtgttggtaccattctttattcatggctgtgttcttaggcaaaattgtgagtgagccctgagaagcaaccccacacatgaatggtctcaggatgctttactgttggcatgacacaggactgatggtagcgctcaccttgtcttctccggacaagcttttttccggatgccccaaacaatcagaaaggggattcatcagagaaaatgactttaccccagtcctcagcagtccaattcctgtaccttttgcagaatatcagtgtGCCCCTAATTTTTTTCCTGGAGAAAAGTAGCTTTGTTGCtccccttcttgacaccaggccttcctccaaaagtcttctcctcactgtgtgtgcagatggactcacacctgcctgctgccattcctgagcaagctctgtactggtggtgccccgatcccgcagctgaatcaactttagcagacggtcctggcgcttgctggactttcttgaagccttcttcacaacaattgaaccgcgctccttgaagttcttgatgatccgataaatggtttatttgggtgcaatcttactggcaccAATATCCTTGCCAGTGAAGCCCGTTTTGTGAAAAGCAAtaatgacggcacgtgtttccttgcaggtaaccatgattgacagaggaagaacaatgattccaagcaccaccctccttttgaagcttccagtctgttatacgaactcaatcagcatgacagtgtgatctccagccttgtcctcgtcaacactcacacctgtgttaacgagagaatcactgacatgatgtcagctggtccttttgtggcagggctgaaattcaGTGGAATTGTATTTTGGGGactcagttcatttgcatggcaaagagggactttgcaattaattgcaattcatctgatcactcttcataacattctggagtatatgcaaatttccaccatacaaactgaggcagcagactttgtgaaaattaatatttgtgtcattctcaaaatgtTTGTCCACGACTGCACATGTACAGGATAGttactttaaaaaatgtattttttggggTGGGGGGTCAGCTTTAATATTACAGATAGATTGTAGATTCCATCAAtctaattgtctgcatcatttccaattccccatatatttttttgtaaacagtatatataaatatattttcctttattattattccctaaccctaccaccccctaaccctaactgtacAGTATCTTAATGGAGTGTTCATATTTTCACCATAGCGTTCTGCAATGGTTGCTGGTAACCCGTTGGTCGATAGTACGTCCTCTTTGTCCAGTCCGTGTGCACGTCCCCAAAGAAGAGCTCCTGAACCAGACCTCCATGGGGCTTATGCTGGGTCTCCACTCTCACCAAGCCTAGTTCCATCATCGAGAACCCCAGGGCACCCAGACAGGCCCTCCCTGCCTGGGCGTTATACAGCTCATACAGGTGCCCGGGCACCATGCCGCCCAGGGTgaggcccacacacacagagggtaGACGGGCGGCCGGCCTGTGCATGGCGCCTTGGCTGTGGATGACGATGCCCACTTTGTGAAGGTGGTGCTCTGTCTCGGTGGCACCCCGGGTGATCCAGGACGCCTGGCGTAGACGGAGTTTGCCCCGTACCACCAGAGAGTAGGTGGGCTCCTCGCACCCGCTGTCAGTGTAATAGTGCTGCAGTGCCTTGAACAGGTGGCTCGGGTAGAAGGTGTAGGACCGGGTCAGAAACTCAGGACCAGGCCGAACTTCACATCTACACAGGATGAAGAGATTGAAATAAAATTATTGAATGAAACGATGGATGTACTGTATGGGTGAATAAAATGATGGCtgggtggatggatgaatgaatgaattaccaaaatgatggatgaatgaatgactaaAAATATAGATGGATGAATGAATTACTAAaatgatagatggatggatacATGATTGATATATCAATTCACTATATGGAATTGTTACGGAAACAATGATGTCTGAATCACCTGGGAGGACACCAAGACCGAGCAGCACCTTCACAAATCCAAAGAAAGCCTATAGAAGAGCTTCCCTATTTATCATTACATTTGGTTAACCAGGACATGTTACATGACTTGAAgccagtgttggggagtagtgaactacatgtagttcaactagtaattAAACATTTTGTAGTAGCTTGGTGGTACTTGAACTAAATTCAACTCTAGGTaatgttttcagtagttaattactgttttaccatgtagtggTTTAgataactactggaactacacactactgttttatcATGTAGCAGTGTAGATAACTACTGTAACTACACACTCCTGTTTTATCATGTAGCAGTGTAGATAACTACtgtaactacacactactgttttaccatgtaacGGTGtcgctaactactggaactatacactactgttttaccatgtagtggtgtagctaactactggaactacacactactgttttatcATGTAGCAGTGTAGATAACTACTGTAACTACACACTCCTGTTTTATCATGTAGCAGTGTAGATAACTACtgtaactacacactactgttttaccatgtaacGGTGtcgctaactactggaactatacactactgttttaccatgtagcgatgtagctaactactgtaactatacactactgttttaccatgtagcaatGTAGCTAACTAGTGGAACTACACATGACTTTTTTTGCAAAAAGAAGAGAAAATATGGGTGACGTAGGAAagaatttcctttctttttcagcATCAGACAtgcctaattctcacttgaaacaaATGTTTTGTATTTAATATGCCTAATTACACCTTCTGTTAATAACATCTGTCTCCAGAGTGATGTGTTCTTGCAATTAGTAGTCTATTCGGAAGTCCAGAGAGGACATATGAATACAATAAATAGTTCCCTCATTATGTCGAGATCCCGACTTGTCTATCTTATGAGATGTTTTGTCGAGATCACAAAATAATTTTCTCGTTATCAAACGATAATAAAAAGTAGCATGCATGATCCATTAATTTGTTAGGGCGCCCTGTGTTCCAGGCTCTGTGCTGCCCCCAAAACTACAGCCAATCGCATGCAAGGAACAACGCAGCTAACTTGGCTAGTCTTGTGAGCTAGCAGGTTAGCTAGGTAGTGTTGTTAGCTAGCtgactactgtagctagctaacttgttATCTATGCTTGTTGTTAGCTTGCATAACTGGTATGTGTATaatttaaatgtatatatttaaatgtatatatttaaatGTACAGAGTGGATGAGCTCCATTCCTGACAGGCTGATCAGATTCAATAGCAGCCTCAGAGGCTGATAAATCAGGATGCTGCCTCTTCAAGGTGCCTTACATACGGCCTACAAGGCAGCATACTGCTTATCGGCCTCTGAGGCTGCTATTGAATCTGATCAGCCTGTCAGGAATGGAGCTCATCCACTCTGTACATTTAAATATTATCCTTAAAATATTTTAAGTGTCCCTTACAATTATACATATACCAGTTATGCAAGCTAACAACAAGCATAGATAACAAGCTGACAAGACCTAGCTAACTATCTAGCTCGCTCACTCGCAAGACTAGTCAAGTGGTCTTGTGGGTGGCACACAGGTGGGAGACAGGGTTGCCTGTCAGCCATCGTTCAGGGCTTAAATGCCCACCAACTCTTAGCTCAAGGTAAAAGACATTTAGCATGCTAACATTCTCTACTTATAAACTGATAATGAACTCCAACTAGCATGATGTTAGAATGAAATGTATCATCCCATAGTCGTGATCATGAGAtaaatttacattacatttacatttaagtcatttagcagacgctcttatccagagcgacttacaaataagTTGTGATCTCGACATAATGCAGGATTTTTATATTAATTTCCTGTCTGGACTTCCGTAAGTCTATGACATTTCTGATTTAGATATGATAATGTATCACcaagtagtttggatgtagtgaactacttttttaaagtaactttagttaagtagattatatttttcttaagggtagcttaaagtgtagcttaacttcttccagtgtgaaggaATTGGTAGCTTgataaactatattttcagagtagcttcctcAACACTGTCTGAACCTGATATTTTAGAAAACAGTGAATATTCAGAGCATTTCTTTGAACAATGCAGAGAACTTGCCTGGTTGACACCCAGTTGCCCTCCAGTTTTGGGGGAATGTCGGCTGTGATTCTGACGCCATCCTGCAAGTGGCGATACTGACACTGTGGCTCCCATTCCAGGCTGGTTGTATGGTTGGAGGAAAGTCCTAAGGGGGCTGTGGGTACCTCCCATAGCTTGCTCCCCGACACAAGCACAGCTAGAACCAAGAAAACAAGAACACTCCCGGTTATCACTACTTCAATAATTCAGATCTCAAACATAACATCAACGATCCACCGAGTACTGTTCATTACACGAAACAGACACACAAAATGATATGCTTGGAAGATGATCATCAACCTCATCCATCACAAATCGGGGTTACACACAGAACAATTAATAGCCAATGGAAATGATTCACTCTCTGAGTTTTTCAGGTCAGGGCCGGACTGGCCATCTGGCATTTAGTGAAAATGCCAGATTGGCTGGTACATGTTCAGCCCATTGGGCCCATCTAACTTGGCTTATAAAGTAGGCCAATAGGAAAACACAGTCGGTGTGTTGGAAATGCCAATTTCTGGTTCTTGTCCGCCCCTGTTTCAGCTGCGAACACGATTCGGGTTGACTGGAAGCAGTTTAAGGATTCacatttctgtaattttccatgtAATGAATGATATGTGATGTGCTCCATTATAGGCCATATATTGATTTGAATCAGACCCTGGCC includes these proteins:
- the LOC124026032 gene encoding protein APCDD1-like yields the protein MSGGRFSHLLRVLWQAVLVSGSKLWEVPTAPLGLSSNHTTSLEWEPQCQYRHLQDGVRITADIPPKLEGNWVSTRCEVRPGPEFLTRSYTFYPSHLFKALQHYYTDSGCEEPTYSLVVRGKLRLRQASWITRGATETEHHLHKVGIVIHSQGAMHRPAARLPSVCVGLTLGGMVPGHLYELYNAQAGRACLGALGFSMMELGLVRVETQHKPHGGLVQELFFGDVHTDWTKRTYYRPTGYQQPLQNAMHHIHPCLACALVFRASEQRPPVLPHVPALAPPSLHGRWVSQRCEARPAVLFLTRDFTFRPDEHSWEGVYHHYSDPSCSKPTFTLQASGHYAQGDPSAKVAGGTEFVFKVTRVSVTILEGATARVLNETRPGSCGKVGGWEVGVEQDVTPTDGCTVLGIKLPHKEYELIKTEMDYRRRPLLFIGERPTDGSSPDRPQKRPTSYQAPMVHCGEEDTPTSYHHINQLKLAASGAKNLPWQPSFVLLLVSLLLLWYDGGSVHSV